A single window of Sporosarcina sp. FSL W7-1349 DNA harbors:
- the guaB gene encoding IMP dehydrogenase, which produces MWETKFAREGLTFDDVLLVPGASDVLPKDVSLSVKLTEKIKLGIPMISAGMDTVTESKMAIAMARQGGLGIIHKNMSIEEQAEQVVTVKRSENGVITNPFFLTPEHQVFDAEHLMGKYRISGVPIVNTMEEKKFVGILTNRDLRFIQDYSMQISDVMTKENLVTAPVGTTLEDAEKILQKYKIEKLPIVDENGILTGLITIKDIEKVIEFPNAAKDKQGRLLVGAAVGVTSDTMVRVKKLVEAEVDAIVIDTAHGHSKGVLDTVAQIRKSYPELDIIAGNIATAEGARALYEAGADVVKVGIGPGSICTTRVVAGVGVPQITAVYDCATEARKQGKTIIADGGIKYSGDIVKALAAGGHAVMLGSLLAGTTESPGDTEIFQGRRFKVYRGMGSVAAMERGSKDRYFQDDAKKLVPEGIEGRMPYKGPLADTVHQLVGGVRAGMGYCGTGDLEALRENAQFIRMTGAGLRESHPHQVQITKEAPNYSL; this is translated from the coding sequence ATGTGGGAAACAAAATTTGCGCGTGAAGGACTAACGTTTGATGATGTGTTATTGGTACCGGGAGCATCGGACGTTCTGCCTAAAGACGTTTCACTTTCCGTCAAACTTACGGAGAAGATCAAGTTGGGCATTCCGATGATCAGTGCGGGTATGGATACCGTCACGGAATCCAAAATGGCGATTGCGATGGCTCGTCAAGGCGGCCTTGGGATCATCCACAAGAACATGAGCATTGAGGAGCAAGCAGAGCAAGTCGTCACGGTGAAACGTTCAGAGAATGGTGTCATTACCAATCCTTTTTTCCTCACGCCAGAACATCAAGTGTTCGATGCTGAACATTTAATGGGGAAATATCGCATTTCCGGCGTTCCGATTGTTAATACAATGGAAGAGAAGAAATTCGTCGGTATTTTAACAAACCGTGATCTTCGATTCATCCAAGATTATTCCATGCAAATCAGTGATGTGATGACGAAGGAGAATTTAGTGACAGCTCCTGTCGGTACGACATTGGAAGATGCGGAAAAGATCTTGCAAAAATATAAAATTGAAAAGCTCCCGATTGTAGATGAGAACGGTATCCTGACAGGATTGATCACGATCAAGGATATTGAAAAAGTGATTGAATTCCCGAATGCTGCGAAAGATAAACAAGGTCGTCTTCTCGTCGGGGCAGCGGTTGGTGTCACTTCTGACACGATGGTTCGTGTGAAGAAGCTTGTCGAGGCGGAAGTGGATGCTATTGTTATCGATACGGCACACGGCCATTCCAAAGGGGTTCTTGATACGGTTGCCCAAATCCGGAAGAGCTATCCGGAGCTTGATATTATCGCGGGTAATATCGCGACTGCAGAAGGGGCACGCGCTTTGTATGAAGCAGGAGCGGACGTAGTCAAAGTCGGAATCGGACCAGGTTCAATTTGTACAACTCGTGTGGTCGCCGGCGTCGGGGTTCCTCAAATCACGGCGGTTTATGATTGCGCGACTGAGGCACGCAAACAAGGTAAGACGATCATCGCGGATGGCGGGATCAAATACTCTGGCGATATCGTAAAGGCACTTGCTGCAGGTGGACATGCCGTCATGCTTGGCAGTTTGTTGGCTGGCACAACCGAGAGCCCTGGAGATACGGAAATCTTCCAAGGTCGCCGTTTCAAAGTGTACCGGGGTATGGGCTCGGTCGCAGCCATGGAACGCGGTTCGAAGGATCGTTATTTCCAAGACGATGCAAAAAAATTGGTTCCAGAGGGAATTGAAGGTCGGATGCCGTACAAGGGGCCTTTGGCGGATACGGTCCATCAATTGGTCGGCGGTGTCCGTGCCGGTATGGGGTATTGCGGAACAGGAGATTTGGAAGCTCTTCGTGAAAATGCACAGTTTATCCGGATGACGGGCGCCGGTTTGCGTGAAAGCCATCCGCACCAAGTCCAAATTACGAAAGAAGCACCGAACTACTCCTTGTAA
- the pdxS gene encoding pyridoxal 5'-phosphate synthase lyase subunit PdxS produces MKFQYGGVIMDVINAEQAKVAEASGAIAVMALERVPSDIRKAGGVARMADPRIIEEVKNAVSIPVMAKARIGHISEARVLEALGVDYIDESEVLTPADEEFHLLKSAFSVPFVCGARDLGEAARRLGEGAKMLRTKGEPGTGNIVEAVRHLRKVNAQVNKIVHMNEEELMTEARDLGAPYDVLLAIKEHGRLPVTNYAAGGVATPADAALMMELGADGVFVGSGIFKSENPEKFARAIVQATQNFKDYALIGELSKDIGNPMKGLEIGTLLQEERMSERGR; encoded by the coding sequence ATGAAATTTCAATACGGCGGCGTCATTATGGACGTCATTAATGCAGAGCAGGCAAAAGTGGCGGAAGCATCAGGAGCGATTGCGGTCATGGCATTGGAACGCGTCCCGTCGGATATACGCAAGGCGGGCGGCGTGGCACGGATGGCCGACCCACGCATCATCGAAGAAGTGAAAAATGCGGTATCGATTCCGGTCATGGCAAAGGCACGCATCGGCCATATCTCCGAAGCTCGCGTCCTGGAAGCTTTGGGAGTGGACTACATAGACGAAAGTGAAGTGCTCACTCCCGCGGATGAAGAGTTTCATCTGCTGAAAAGCGCATTCTCCGTACCGTTCGTCTGCGGAGCGCGGGACCTCGGGGAAGCGGCACGCCGGCTAGGCGAAGGGGCGAAGATGCTCCGGACAAAAGGGGAACCGGGTACCGGCAATATCGTAGAGGCGGTTCGCCATCTGCGTAAAGTAAATGCTCAAGTGAATAAAATCGTCCATATGAACGAAGAGGAACTCATGACGGAGGCGCGTGATCTAGGGGCTCCGTATGACGTCCTGTTGGCCATCAAGGAACACGGCCGACTGCCAGTCACCAATTATGCAGCAGGCGGCGTCGCCACTCCTGCAGACGCAGCTCTCATGATGGAACTCGGAGCGGATGGCGTATTCGTCGGCTCGGGGATCTTCAAATCGGAAAATCCTGAAAAGTTTGCGCGTGCCATCGTGCAAGCGACACAAAATTTCAAGGACTATGCATTAATCGGCGAGCTTTCCAAAGACATCGGTAATCCGATGAAAGGCCTGGAAATCGGCACGCTCCTACAGGAAGAGCGCATGTCGGAACGCGGACGATAA
- the folB gene encoding dihydroneopterin aldolase — MDYIHLNEMQFFGYHGVLPEETKLGQRFRATVTLALDLSEAGTTDALEKTVNYAEVYSVCKSVVEGEPFKLIESVAEKMADRILNSFGNRVLGVRILLVKPDPPIHGHYASVAVEITRGRFT, encoded by the coding sequence GTGGATTATATTCATTTGAATGAAATGCAGTTTTTCGGGTATCATGGCGTTCTGCCCGAAGAGACGAAGCTTGGGCAGCGTTTTAGGGCGACCGTAACGCTGGCGCTCGATTTGTCGGAAGCCGGGACGACGGATGCGTTGGAGAAGACGGTGAATTATGCGGAAGTGTACAGTGTATGCAAATCTGTCGTAGAGGGAGAACCGTTCAAGCTGATTGAGTCGGTCGCAGAAAAAATGGCGGACCGAATTCTGAACAGCTTCGGGAATCGAGTGCTCGGCGTTCGGATTCTGCTCGTCAAGCCCGATCCGCCGATCCATGGGCATTATGCTTCTGTAGCAGTTGAAATCACAAGGGGGCGGTTTACGTGA
- the lysS gene encoding lysine--tRNA ligase, with protein MSHLDELNDQLLVRRQKMEDIRESGLDPFGARFERTHLSNEIREQYDQLSKEELDETSHEVVIAGRIMTKRGKGKAGFAHIQDLGGQIQIYVRQDAIGEEAYKLFTSADLGDIVGIKGTVFKTKVGELSVKALEFTFLTKALRPLPEKFHGLQDIEQRYRQRYLDLIATEGSKETFILRSRIIQSMRRYLDGIGFLEVETPMLHSIAGGASARPFITHHNALDMTLYMRIAIELHLKRLIVGGLEKVYEIGRVFRNEGISTRHNPEFTMLELYEAYADYQDIMELTENLIAHVAQDVLGTTKVKYGEDEIDLSPGWTRLHMADAVKQYTGVDFWNEMTKEEAHALAKEHGVEVTNMMEVGHVLNEFFEQKVEEQLVQPTFIYGHPVEISPLAKKNPEDERFTDRFELFIVRREHANAFTELNDPIDQRERFEAQLLEKEQGNDEAHEMDDDFIEALEYGLPPTGGLGIGIDRLVMLLTNAQSIRDILLFPQMRSKD; from the coding sequence ATGTCCCATCTGGACGAATTAAATGATCAGCTTTTGGTGAGACGCCAGAAGATGGAAGATATACGGGAAAGCGGGCTAGATCCATTCGGCGCTCGGTTTGAGAGAACTCATCTCTCCAACGAAATCCGAGAGCAATACGACCAGCTATCCAAAGAGGAATTGGATGAAACATCGCATGAAGTAGTCATCGCGGGAAGAATCATGACGAAACGCGGAAAAGGGAAAGCCGGATTCGCGCACATCCAAGACCTAGGCGGTCAAATCCAAATTTATGTCAGACAAGATGCAATCGGGGAAGAAGCCTATAAATTATTTACCAGTGCGGATCTTGGAGACATTGTTGGTATCAAGGGGACAGTATTCAAAACAAAAGTGGGCGAACTCTCCGTCAAAGCTCTAGAATTTACGTTTTTGACGAAAGCGTTGCGTCCTTTGCCTGAGAAGTTCCACGGCTTGCAAGATATTGAACAACGGTATCGCCAACGTTATTTGGACTTGATTGCTACGGAAGGAAGCAAAGAGACATTTATCCTGCGAAGCCGGATTATCCAGTCGATGCGCCGCTATTTGGATGGAATCGGTTTTCTGGAAGTGGAAACGCCGATGCTGCATTCCATTGCAGGTGGGGCTTCCGCGAGACCATTCATTACCCATCACAATGCGTTAGACATGACGTTATATATGCGGATTGCCATTGAACTTCATTTGAAACGGCTTATTGTCGGTGGATTGGAGAAAGTCTATGAAATCGGCCGCGTTTTCCGGAATGAAGGGATTTCGACACGCCACAATCCAGAATTCACGATGCTTGAGCTATATGAGGCATATGCGGATTACCAAGATATCATGGAACTGACCGAAAACCTCATTGCCCATGTGGCGCAAGACGTGCTCGGCACGACAAAAGTGAAATACGGAGAAGACGAAATCGATCTATCCCCAGGCTGGACACGCCTCCATATGGCGGATGCTGTGAAGCAATACACGGGCGTCGACTTCTGGAATGAAATGACGAAGGAAGAAGCGCATGCGCTGGCCAAAGAACATGGTGTAGAAGTTACTAACATGATGGAAGTCGGCCATGTACTAAATGAGTTTTTTGAACAGAAGGTCGAAGAGCAACTCGTCCAGCCGACATTTATTTATGGTCATCCGGTTGAAATTTCTCCGCTTGCGAAGAAAAATCCGGAAGATGAACGATTCACAGATCGTTTTGAGTTATTCATCGTTCGCCGCGAACATGCGAATGCTTTCACAGAATTGAATGATCCAATCGATCAGCGTGAACGCTTTGAAGCGCAGCTGTTGGAGAAAGAGCAAGGAAACGACGAAGCGCATGAGATGGATGATGACTTCATCGAAGCGTTGGAATACGGCTTGCCTCCAACTGGTGGACTTGGAATCGGGATCGACCGCCTTGTCATGTTGTTGACAAATGCACAATCCATCCGGGACATCCTGCTATTCCCGCAAATGCGTTCCAAAGATTAA
- the pabC gene encoding aminodeoxychorismate lyase, with the protein MLCWMNGEYKEDTELTISPFDHGFLYGVGFFETFRTYGEDVFLFREHMERLRTALAEFRISMPYGDREMLDAVRQLDREAGDGDGYFRLNVSAGVHDIGLGPSSYGTPNVILFRKALSPARRGTEKKGIWLETPRNQPESDIRQKSHNFLNNVRGRLELPSLKDQEGLFLTADGHVAEGVTSNVFWMKDGELFTPAIETGILPGTTRAFLLRLAEVSDIRVNEGFYPKEMVEVADEVFVSNAVQEIVPLSSVGGILLPGASGVYYKRLHDAYVQAIDEMKESGLEWS; encoded by the coding sequence ATGTTATGTTGGATGAATGGTGAATATAAAGAGGATACGGAGTTGACCATTTCCCCGTTCGATCATGGCTTCCTGTACGGAGTCGGTTTTTTCGAGACGTTTCGGACCTATGGAGAAGATGTGTTTTTATTCCGAGAGCATATGGAACGATTGCGTACCGCGCTCGCTGAATTCCGCATTTCGATGCCATATGGGGACCGAGAGATGTTGGATGCTGTACGACAGCTCGATCGGGAGGCGGGCGATGGAGATGGCTATTTCCGGCTTAATGTGTCGGCGGGCGTGCATGATATCGGGCTGGGCCCCAGTTCCTATGGGACTCCGAATGTCATCTTGTTCCGCAAAGCGCTCTCTCCCGCAAGGCGTGGAACGGAGAAAAAAGGCATTTGGCTCGAGACTCCGCGTAATCAACCGGAAAGCGATATCCGGCAAAAATCGCATAATTTCTTGAACAATGTCAGGGGCCGGCTGGAGCTCCCTTCCCTGAAGGATCAGGAGGGGCTTTTCCTGACGGCGGATGGGCATGTGGCGGAAGGTGTTACATCCAACGTCTTCTGGATGAAAGACGGAGAACTGTTCACACCTGCTATCGAAACGGGAATTTTGCCAGGAACGACGCGGGCATTTCTGCTGCGGTTGGCGGAAGTTTCCGATATTCGAGTGAATGAAGGGTTTTATCCGAAGGAGATGGTGGAGGTTGCGGACGAAGTGTTCGTCTCCAATGCCGTCCAGGAAATTGTGCCGTTGTCTTCCGTCGGGGGGATTCTCCTTCCCGGAGCGTCGGGGGTTTATTATAAAAGACTGCATGATGCCTATGTGCAAGCAATAGATGAAATGAAAGAGAGTGGACTGGAATGGAGTTAA
- the pdxR gene encoding MocR-like pyridoxine biosynthesis transcription factor PdxR, with amino-acid sequence MEMLFIQLDKSLEVPLYEQIYNQIQRDITEGKLPVGMKLPSKRQLGEFLSVSQTTIELAYGQLAAEGFISSKPRKGYFVQAIEELAYVQPAKLKYRPASKEQEKVSIDFSPGKIDTGSFPFTQWRKYARDIIDNSSEHLLLLGHPHGDIELRREIARYLYHSRGVECTPDQIIVGSGTEQLMPLVIRILGEDAAYAIEDPGYPLTHHVFIHNNREAIPIVVDEEGMDVRALQRSEATIAYVTPSHQFPTGTVLSASRRTALLNWAASREENFIIEDDYDSEFRYTGRPIPSLHGMDKGGNVIYLSTFSKSLMPSLRIAYMVLPPSLLHRYEEAFIHYSSTVPRLDQHLLSRFMADGYFSRHLNRMRKIYRRKLQSLTDALHPYAPKVTYSGDEAGMHIIITIHTNSSEKALTEIASQAGIRVYGLNGYRKLPVDGPPQFLLGFGGLALIGIERAVEKLMDAWSIQKSDGPLS; translated from the coding sequence ATGGAGATGTTATTTATTCAACTTGATAAATCATTGGAAGTGCCGTTATATGAACAAATTTATAATCAAATCCAGCGGGATATTACGGAAGGGAAGTTGCCCGTCGGCATGAAACTGCCTTCCAAACGGCAGCTCGGGGAGTTTCTCAGTGTCAGTCAGACGACAATCGAACTTGCTTATGGGCAACTGGCGGCGGAGGGGTTCATATCCTCCAAGCCGCGGAAAGGGTATTTCGTCCAGGCGATCGAGGAATTGGCCTATGTCCAGCCAGCCAAGTTGAAATATCGTCCTGCTTCAAAGGAACAAGAGAAGGTATCGATTGACTTTTCACCAGGGAAAATCGATACCGGGTCGTTCCCGTTCACGCAATGGAGGAAGTATGCGAGGGACATTATCGACAATTCATCCGAGCATCTGCTCTTGCTTGGGCATCCGCATGGAGATATCGAGCTGCGCAGGGAAATTGCCCGTTATCTGTATCATTCGCGCGGCGTCGAATGTACGCCCGATCAGATCATCGTCGGTTCTGGAACCGAACAGCTCATGCCGCTCGTCATTCGGATTCTCGGGGAAGACGCAGCTTATGCCATCGAAGACCCCGGCTATCCGTTGACCCACCATGTGTTCATCCATAACAACCGGGAAGCCATTCCGATTGTGGTAGATGAAGAAGGGATGGACGTACGGGCTCTACAACGGTCAGAAGCGACCATTGCCTATGTGACCCCTTCCCACCAGTTTCCGACCGGTACCGTCCTTTCTGCGTCTCGCAGGACGGCTTTGTTGAACTGGGCCGCCTCCCGGGAAGAGAATTTCATCATAGAAGACGATTATGACAGCGAATTCCGGTACACTGGCCGGCCCATTCCCTCGCTCCATGGCATGGACAAAGGAGGCAATGTCATTTATTTGAGTACTTTTTCCAAATCGCTCATGCCTTCATTGCGGATTGCTTACATGGTCTTGCCCCCTTCTTTGCTCCATCGCTATGAAGAGGCGTTCATCCATTACTCTTCGACGGTGCCGCGGCTGGATCAGCATCTGCTCTCGCGTTTCATGGCAGATGGATACTTTTCCCGCCACTTAAACCGGATGCGTAAAATCTATCGTAGGAAATTGCAGTCGCTGACGGATGCCCTTCATCCTTACGCGCCTAAAGTGACGTATTCCGGTGATGAGGCCGGTATGCATATCATCATCACAATTCATACCAATTCCTCTGAAAAAGCTTTGACGGAAATCGCCAGTCAAGCTGGAATACGTGTCTATGGCTTGAATGGCTATCGCAAACTACCTGTAGACGGCCCTCCACAGTTCCTTCTTGGATTTGGAGGCTTAGCCCTGATTGGGATCGAAAGAGCCGTAGAGAAGCTCATGGACGCTTGGAGCATACAAAAAAGCGATGGTCCTCTCTCTTGA
- the folP gene encoding dihydropteroate synthase, with translation MELTNARDVYRFGKVELDFRKETGVMGILNVTPDSFSDGGRFNTIDTALQRAEIMVREGAKIIDVGGESTRPGHVPISSGEEIERITPVIEALVRELDCAVSIDTYKSDVAEAAVLAGAHIINDIWGAKHDPAIAQVAAKYGVPIILMHNRKEAVYNGPVMEEVLADLDESVSIALEAGVEKDDIWLDPGIGFAKDTAQNIIVMQGLQRISDMGYPLLLATSRKRMIGNVLGLPVDERMEGTGATVCYGMERGSHMVRVHDVKEISRMVKMMDVLIGKTAFVGEE, from the coding sequence ATGGAGTTAACGAATGCTCGGGACGTCTATCGATTCGGCAAAGTCGAATTGGATTTCCGGAAAGAGACCGGCGTGATGGGAATTTTGAATGTCACACCGGACTCGTTCTCGGATGGCGGACGTTTTAATACGATCGACACGGCCTTACAACGGGCGGAGATAATGGTCCGGGAAGGCGCCAAGATCATTGACGTCGGAGGGGAATCCACCCGTCCCGGCCATGTTCCGATTTCGTCGGGTGAGGAGATTGAAAGGATTACCCCGGTCATCGAGGCGCTGGTCCGTGAACTAGATTGCGCCGTGTCAATTGATACATATAAATCGGATGTAGCCGAGGCGGCTGTCCTAGCTGGCGCCCATATTATCAACGACATTTGGGGAGCCAAGCATGATCCGGCGATTGCCCAAGTTGCGGCGAAATACGGAGTGCCTATCATCCTCATGCACAACCGCAAGGAAGCTGTTTACAATGGGCCTGTAATGGAGGAGGTTCTTGCCGACCTAGACGAAAGTGTGTCGATTGCGCTGGAAGCGGGTGTGGAAAAGGACGATATCTGGCTCGATCCAGGCATCGGCTTCGCCAAGGACACCGCCCAGAACATAATTGTCATGCAAGGGCTACAGCGGATTTCCGACATGGGCTACCCTCTTTTGCTTGCCACTTCGCGGAAACGGATGATTGGTAATGTGCTGGGTCTGCCGGTGGATGAACGGATGGAAGGTACGGGGGCGACGGTTTGTTACGGGATGGAGCGCGGTTCCCATATGGTGCGCGTCCATGACGTGAAGGAAATTTCGCGAATGGTGAAGATGATGGATGTCCTGATCGGGAAAACGGCGTTCGTGGGAGAGGAGTGA
- a CDS encoding serine hydrolase codes for MKREMKKWVAVLLVPLLLLMSLGSAPAHAESTLGIHVDGAILIDAESGKILYEENADTPLGIASMTKMMTEYLLFEAIEEGTITWDQEYKVNEYTYIVSQDRALSNVPLRRDGTYTIRELYEALAIYSANAATIAIAETIAGTETEFIKMMDAKAQELGLEDYKFVNSTGLNNANLHGMHPQGTGPKDENVMPAKSVAKLAYRLLKDYPEVLETTSIKTKKFREGTTDEIKMDNWNFMLPGFVYEYEGVDGLKTGTTEFAGHCFTGTAQRDGKRVIAVVMKAVDAKGVGSYKARFDATRALFDYGFSQFSEVEFVPAGYQFEDQKTVDVIKGKEKTASIAVKEPIRMLVKTSEKDLYVPELVLDESKLKDGTLQAPVKKDTVVGHVKLVKTEGTDYGYIDSDNPGSEVVVTDTVEKAGWFSLMMSAIGDFFAGVWKSATGFVKGLFN; via the coding sequence GTGAAACGGGAAATGAAGAAATGGGTGGCCGTACTGCTAGTGCCGCTCTTGCTGTTGATGTCGCTTGGCTCGGCTCCGGCACATGCCGAATCGACGCTGGGCATCCACGTGGATGGAGCCATACTGATCGACGCAGAAAGTGGAAAGATTTTGTACGAAGAAAATGCAGATACTCCGCTTGGCATTGCCAGTATGACAAAAATGATGACGGAATACCTTCTGTTTGAAGCAATCGAAGAAGGTACTATTACATGGGATCAAGAATACAAGGTCAATGAGTATACATATATCGTTTCACAGGATCGCGCGCTCAGCAATGTTCCGCTCCGACGGGATGGGACGTATACGATCCGGGAACTTTACGAAGCGTTGGCCATCTATTCGGCAAATGCCGCAACCATTGCGATTGCCGAAACCATTGCTGGAACCGAAACAGAATTCATCAAAATGATGGATGCCAAGGCACAAGAACTTGGTTTGGAAGATTATAAATTCGTCAATTCAACGGGTTTGAATAATGCCAATCTGCATGGAATGCACCCGCAAGGGACAGGCCCCAAAGATGAGAATGTCATGCCGGCCAAGTCGGTTGCTAAATTGGCGTACCGGTTGCTGAAAGATTATCCAGAAGTGCTAGAAACGACATCTATTAAGACGAAGAAGTTCCGTGAAGGTACAACGGATGAAATCAAAATGGACAACTGGAACTTCATGCTTCCGGGCTTCGTGTATGAATACGAAGGGGTCGATGGTTTAAAAACGGGGACTACCGAATTTGCAGGGCATTGTTTCACAGGAACTGCTCAACGCGACGGTAAGCGGGTCATCGCAGTCGTCATGAAAGCGGTCGATGCCAAAGGGGTCGGCTCGTATAAAGCTCGCTTTGACGCGACACGTGCGTTATTCGATTATGGGTTCTCTCAATTTTCCGAAGTGGAGTTCGTTCCAGCTGGTTATCAATTTGAAGATCAAAAAACGGTAGATGTTATAAAAGGGAAAGAGAAAACGGCATCCATTGCCGTGAAAGAACCGATTCGCATGCTGGTCAAAACAAGCGAAAAAGACTTGTACGTTCCCGAGTTGGTGCTCGATGAATCCAAATTGAAAGACGGCACTTTACAGGCGCCGGTTAAAAAAGACACCGTTGTCGGCCATGTCAAACTCGTGAAAACCGAGGGGACCGACTACGGCTACATCGATTCCGATAATCCGGGATCGGAAGTTGTTGTGACGGACACGGTGGAAAAGGCTGGTTGGTTCTCCTTGATGATGAGTGCCATTGGCGACTTCTTTGCTGGTGTTTGGAAAAGTGCGACCGGTTTTGTGAAAGGTCTATTTAACTGA
- the folK gene encoding 2-amino-4-hydroxy-6-hydroxymethyldihydropteridine diphosphokinase: MNVAYLSIGSNIGDRLGHLQESVKALHSQEGIEVTAVSSIYETAPVGYIGQADFLNMAVELQTDLDPHALLNVCQQIEYDQGRKRLIRWGPRTIDLDILLYNNENIESENLIIPHPRMQERAFVLVPLFEIAPELASSGKPLQTNGVRLWKKIDEVSSFLNGPLL; encoded by the coding sequence GTGAACGTCGCATATCTTTCAATCGGCTCGAATATCGGCGATCGGCTTGGCCACTTGCAGGAGAGTGTAAAGGCCCTTCATTCCCAGGAGGGGATTGAAGTGACAGCGGTGTCGTCCATTTACGAAACGGCGCCGGTCGGCTATATCGGCCAGGCGGACTTTTTGAATATGGCCGTGGAACTTCAGACGGACCTGGATCCTCATGCGTTATTGAATGTATGCCAGCAGATTGAGTATGACCAGGGACGGAAGCGGCTGATCCGGTGGGGTCCTCGGACCATCGACCTTGACATATTGCTTTATAATAATGAAAATATTGAATCGGAGAACTTAATTATCCCCCATCCGCGTATGCAGGAGCGGGCCTTTGTTCTTGTACCCCTTTTTGAAATAGCGCCTGAGCTTGCTAGTTCGGGAAAACCGCTTCAAACGAATGGCGTGCGTCTTTGGAAGAAAATCGATGAGGTATCATCTTTCTTGAATGGGCCTCTTTTATAA
- the serS gene encoding serine--tRNA ligase: protein MLDIKKIRADFDGVKEKLSKRGEDLTDFDKFGGLDEKRRELIAKVEVLKAERNEVSQQVAMMKRNKENADDVIARMREVGDEIKKLDEELNQVEEELNYVMMRIPNIPHESVPVGDSEDDNVEVRTWGAQPEFSFEPKPHWELGTDLNLLDFERAAKVTGSRFVFYRGLGARLERALINFMLDLHIEEHGYEEMLPPYLVNRTSLTGTGQLPKFEEDAFLVEEEDYFLIPTSEVPVTNFYRDEILDGAQLPAAFAAYSTNFRSEAGSAGRDTRGLIRQHQFNKVELVRFVKPEESYDELEKLTGHAEKVLQLLNLPYRVLKMCTADLGFTAAKKYDIEVWIPTQNTYREISSCSNFEDFQARRAHIRFRREAGAKPEYVHTLNGSGLAIGRTVAAILENYQQEDGSVVIPEVLRPYMGGKEVIR from the coding sequence ATGTTAGATATTAAAAAAATCCGGGCTGATTTCGATGGTGTGAAAGAAAAGCTGTCGAAACGCGGGGAAGACCTTACGGATTTCGATAAATTCGGGGGGCTCGATGAAAAACGGCGTGAATTGATTGCCAAAGTGGAAGTGTTGAAGGCGGAACGCAATGAAGTATCGCAACAAGTGGCCATGATGAAACGCAATAAGGAAAATGCTGACGATGTCATCGCGCGAATGCGTGAAGTCGGCGATGAAATCAAAAAGCTGGACGAGGAATTGAATCAGGTAGAAGAAGAGCTGAACTACGTCATGATGCGCATTCCGAACATTCCGCATGAAAGCGTCCCTGTCGGCGATAGCGAAGATGACAACGTCGAAGTGCGGACTTGGGGAGCACAACCGGAATTCTCTTTCGAGCCGAAACCGCATTGGGAACTCGGCACCGATCTGAATCTGTTGGACTTTGAGCGCGCGGCGAAAGTGACAGGCAGTCGGTTCGTCTTTTATCGCGGTCTTGGCGCGCGGCTGGAGCGGGCATTGATCAATTTCATGCTGGATCTTCATATTGAGGAGCATGGCTATGAAGAGATGCTGCCGCCGTACTTGGTAAACCGGACGAGCTTGACCGGGACAGGCCAGCTGCCGAAATTTGAAGAGGACGCTTTCCTAGTTGAGGAAGAGGATTACTTCCTGATCCCGACTTCTGAAGTGCCCGTCACTAACTTCTATCGAGATGAGATTTTGGATGGGGCTCAGCTGCCGGCAGCGTTTGCCGCATACAGCACCAACTTCCGTTCTGAAGCAGGATCTGCAGGCCGTGACACACGCGGTTTGATTCGCCAGCATCAGTTTAACAAAGTGGAACTCGTCCGCTTTGTGAAGCCGGAAGAGTCGTATGATGAACTTGAGAAACTGACAGGCCATGCGGAGAAAGTACTTCAATTGCTGAACTTGCCGTATCGCGTTCTGAAAATGTGCACGGCAGATCTTGGTTTCACGGCTGCCAAGAAATATGATATCGAAGTATGGATTCCGACGCAGAACACCTATCGTGAAATCTCGTCTTGTTCCAATTTCGAAGATTTCCAAGCGCGCCGGGCTCACATCCGGTTCCGTCGTGAAGCGGGAGCGAAGCCTGAATACGTCCATACGTTGAATGGAAGCGGACTGGCAATTGGTCGGACGGTAGCTGCCATTCTAGAGAATTACCAACAAGAAGACGGCTCCGTCGTCATTCCAGAAGTCCTTCGTCCATACATGGGCGGCAAAGAAGTTATCCGATAA